Genomic window (Mycolicibacterium smegmatis):
ACGGTCGCGGTGTTCGACGGGGCGGGCAGCGGTTGCGGCTCATCGGAACCGGTTACCCGCAGATCCGCCTCGGCCACCACGCCGGAGGCGCCGGCCGGGACGAAGTCGGCGAACACACGGTGCTTGCCGCCGGTGGGCACGTCGAGCGGCACGCTCCACGTGCCCTTCGAGGTGCCCTCGGCGTCCAGAGCCGGGTGCAGGTGCTGATACCCCGTCAGGTCGTCCCGGACGACGATGAGGTGCAGGTCTTTCTCGTGGTTTTCGTCGTACTCGGTGACCGCGGCGCCCGATGCGTCGACGATGCGGAACCGCAGCGGCACCTGCGTGCCGGGCGCCACCGACTCGTCGGCCAACTCAAGGGAGTAGCCGGCGGCCGGTGCGTCCGGTTCGTCCGCCCACACCGATCCGACGCCGAACGCCGCGGCGAACACCGCGACGAGTCCGGCGCCGAATGCGGCGATCTTGGCGTCAGCTCGCAACGGCGTAGCCCGCTTCCGCGACAGCCTCGCGGATCGCCTCGTCGTCGAGCTGACGGTCGCTGCCGATCGTCACCTGACCGGTCGCCAGGTCGACGTCAACCGTGGTGACGCCGGGGATGCTGCCGACCTCTTCGCGCACCGAGGTGACGCAGTGTCCGCAGGTCATGCCAGTGACTGTGACGGTCTGGGTTGTCATGCCACATACTATACCCCCCTAGGGTATGAGCATGAAATGTTTCCCGCTTCTCAGAGCGAGTCGAGGACCTGCCGCATGTCCTTGATCTCCTGCTCCTGCGTGATCACGATCGTGCGGGCCATCTGCACCGCATCCTCGAACCGGCCCTCGTTGACCTCTTCCTGCGCCATGTCGATCGCGCCCTCGTGGTGGGCGATCATGTGCGTGAGGAACAGCTTGGCCGCGTCGACACCCTGCGCGTCGCGCAGTGCCGTCATGTCGGCGTCCGACACCATGCCCGCCATGCCGCCGTGGTCACCCATGCCTTCGTGATCACCCATGGGCGGGTTGCCCCACTGCTTGAGCCAGGACTGCATCTGGTCGATCTCCGGGCCCTGCGCGGCCTGGATCTGATCGGCCAGGTCGGTGACACGGGGGTCGATGTCGGGTTTACCCAGGATGATGTCGCTCATCTCCACGGCCTGCTGGTGGTGCGGGATCATGTGCTGCGCGAACATCACGTCGGCATCGTTGTGGGGCCGCCCCTGCTGCGTGGTGGAAGGGGCCGCGGCCGCCGAGGTCGTCTGGGCCTGCTCGGCCGTGGTATCGCTGCCGCAGCCTGCCACCACGAAGCTCAGGGCGAACACCGAGATCCCACCCGCCAGCACCTTCTTCATACGCATGTCGCTGCCATTCCCTTTCACTGATCCCGCATCCGGGCCCGAAACATTTTCACGTCACCTTTGATGCCCTTGAGACGCCGCGCGCCGGCGAACGACCACCTGAACCTGTCGTCGTCGGCGGCGATCGCCTGCCGCGTCGACTCCGCGACCAGCACCGTGCCCGGCCGGGCCACACCCGTGACCCGGCTGGCCAGGTTCACCGGGCTGCCGAACCAGTCACCCGCGCGGCTCACGGCCATGCCGGTGGCCAGCCCGACACGCAGC
Coding sequences:
- a CDS encoding DUF305 domain-containing protein; the protein is MKKVLAGGISVFALSFVVAGCGSDTTAEQAQTTSAAAAPSTTQQGRPHNDADVMFAQHMIPHHQQAVEMSDIILGKPDIDPRVTDLADQIQAAQGPEIDQMQSWLKQWGNPPMGDHEGMGDHGGMAGMVSDADMTALRDAQGVDAAKLFLTHMIAHHEGAIDMAQEEVNEGRFEDAVQMARTIVITQEQEIKDMRQVLDSL
- a CDS encoding heavy-metal-associated domain-containing protein, whose amino-acid sequence is MTTQTVTVTGMTCGHCVTSVREEVGSIPGVTTVDVDLATGQVTIGSDRQLDDEAIREAVAEAGYAVAS